Below is a genomic region from Seriola aureovittata isolate HTS-2021-v1 ecotype China chromosome 23, ASM2101889v1, whole genome shotgun sequence.
ACAcctgaacacaaaacacaggtgTCTAACCGTACATCTGGCATGCAACATAACCAGAGAGCAGCAACACGTGGGGAAAACAACCATGAATCTGCGGTGATCAACAGCCCGCCACAGCTTCGCGCTGCAGAGCACGATTCactcagaaacagaggaaactttGTGGTTCTTGGATTTAAAACTTTACGCCTAAAACAGAATGACCAACCGGCTTTGTTGAGTATGACCCGAGGCTGCAGGACAACCTCCAGTAGTCTCCTCTGCCGGTCGATCTCCTGTCTGAGGCCCGACGCCTCCTCCTCGTACCCGGCTACGAGTCCGTCCACGGCCGCTAAGATTTCCTGGGAGGCGGCGGCGAGTCTCTCGGTAACAAAACCTCTCAGAACCTCGGACTTAGACATTTTACTGCAACTCTCGCTTCAATCCGCCGCGTTTCGTGCACAATCTTACTTGACTATTGTCCCTCGCAGCACTGCCCATTTCCGGTTTCGGTACGTGCTTTAATGTCATCCGAGTGGAACCCGAGACCTGCGCTAACcgttacattttctttttctttcatattaAAAGCTTCTGTAAACCACCGTCACTGTCTGGTTATGCTGCATGCCGAATTTCCGGTTAGACaccagtgttttgtgttcaggTGTTTAACAATGTCTTACTCACGTACAGACTTTAGCTTTAGCATAGGGAAAATTGAATAGCATATTTTGAGGATGGAGTTTTGTAGATATGCTTCTAATTCAGGATTCACCACAGTTCAGCTATGGCAGAACATGTTGGAAAGATTCAACAAGTTCTACTGTACTAAAGAATAACAAAAGTATTGAGATTACTCATACTAatgaaaattataataatactaaAAAAGTACTAATAATAGTGATTAGTGACATTaatttgtgtttgattttaacatACAATTGGCTTCAGTGAGTTACAATAGAAAATATAACTCATAAtcagaattttcaaaataaaagtcacactggaaataaaccacatttttgaatgtgaatgtcaacatttgtattttaatcatatgagatatttccacacaaatggaaaatgaaacctCAGTTgagttattacatttatttcttaGTATTGGCAGCTTGGGACTTTTGTAATAAAGCTGTTGCTAATCTTCATCTTTCAGGTCAGTTTGAGTGGAGGAAGCACAGCGGACCTCAGATCAGTGAAAATCAGAACCACATGGACCTCAGGATCCGCATCCAGGAGAACCCACAGACCGAAGTACCTTCAAAAGatggtaattaaaaaaaatcaaatataaatgaattCAATGTAAACTGATGAAAGAGTTTTATTATTCACAAAGGAAAGGTTATCTCTGTCCTAAACATCTGGTTTAAAAAGTCAGTTCACACAAAACATTGTCCAGGTGATAAAAAATTATTCTGAAGCACGTCTTTTGCAATTGCACTGGGTGACGATTGGCCGATCTGACTATGGTTAAGGTCGCGTAACCCCAGTATAAATCTGCAACAAGGAGTTAAGTTTTGAAATTAATTCATGTTACACTTTCATacaaaaaacagtaaatttgaAACATGTGATGTATTTCAACTATGCTGTTATATGCTGTTACAGTTCTACTGAACCAGCAACTCTGCAGTTTcacttactgctgctgctttcaataACATGCTTTTGTTTACATATCCTCATATGTTTTACCCTGTTTGAATCATGATTGAATGTCCTGCCACAGAAGCTGCAACTGAACGGTTTCTCTTtcgtatgaattcttgagtgCTGCATTAACTCCCCCTGTCTTCTAAATCTTTTCCcacaaaaatcacaacaaaatgGTTTCTCTCCAGTATGGACTTTCATGTGCCTCGTAAGATCCCCATTTTCTTTAAATCTCTTCCCACAAACACTGCAACCAAATGGTGTCTCTCCTGTATGGACTTTCATGTGCCTCGTAAGAGCCCCCTTCACCTTAAATTTGTTCCCACAGACACTGCAACCAAATGGTGTCTCTCCTGTATGAACTCTTATGTGCATAGTAAGATTCGCCTTCACAATAAATGTCTTTCCACAAACACTGcaaccaaatggtttctctcctgtatgaaGTTTTATGTGCCTAGTAAGATTCCTCCTCGCATTAAACCTCCTCCCACAAACACTGCAACCAAATGGTGTCGCTCTTGTATGAAGTTTTATGTGCCGAGTAAGATACATCTTCGCATTAAATTTCTTTCCACAAACACTGcaaccaaatggtttctctcttgtatgaatttttatgtgcCTATTAAGATTCCTCTTCACATTAAATCCCTTCCCACAAACACTGcaaccaaatggtttctctcctgtatggacTTTCACGTCCGCTGTGACATGATGCTGTTGGTAGGATTCTTTCCCACAAACTTTAGAAacaaatggtttctctcctgtatgggCGTTCATGTGCCACCTAAGATTCGTCTGTCCCTTAAATCTTGCTTTGGTTTCCTTCCAATCAATGTCACTGTCTTCTGTGTTGGAAGACTCTGATACTTTTTCATCTGTGTCTGGTTGAAGATGACCAAGTGGATCTAAGTTCCTGTCTGGTTTATATCTTCCACAGTCGTCTCCATCAGCCTCTGTTTCCatctgctgagctgagctgctggacaGAGGCTCTGACTCTCTGCTCCTTTCAGTTTGGCTTCGATGAGGCTGTGAAGACTGAGGTttctcctcatcatcttcagtcTTCACATGGACAGGAG
It encodes:
- the LOC130164282 gene encoding zinc finger protein OZF-like isoform X3, giving the protein MSKSEVLRGFVTERLAAASQEILAAVDGLVAGYEEEASGLRQEIDRQRRQLELLLQPRVILNKADVQYLFLIKEEVPLELSPRLDQEEPENPPLKEEQEELRTSQEGEQLQRLEEADGAMVPLTPVHVKTEDDEEKPQSSQPHRSQTERSRESEPLSSSSAQQMETEADGDDCGRYKPDRNLDPLGHLQPDTDEKVSESSNTEDSDIDWKETKARFKGQTNLRWHMNAHTGEKPFVSKVCGKESYQQHHVTADVKVHTGEKPFGCSVCGKGFNVKRNLNRHIKIHTREKPFGCSVCGKKFNAKMYLTRHIKLHTRATPFGCSVCGRRFNARRNLTRHIKLHTGEKPFGCSVCGKTFIVKANLTMHIRVHTGETPFGCSVCGNKFKVKGALTRHMKVHTGETPFGCSVCGKRFKENGDLTRHMKVHTGEKPFCCDFCGKRFRRQGELMQHSRIHTKEKPFSCSFCGRTFNHDSNRVKHMRICKQKHVIESSSSK
- the LOC130164282 gene encoding zinc finger protein 260-like isoform X2 — its product is MSKSEVLRGFVTERLAAASQEILAAVDGLVAGYEEEASGLRQEIDRQRRQLELLLQPRVILNKAGVNCSRRLRHDEEDNEDEYDKNLDMNNRTPSRGQLEQRKQSGPQISETQNHVDLRIRFQENLQTEVPSKKDVQYLFLIKEEVPLELSPRLDQEEPENPPLKEEQEELRTSQEGEQLQRLEEADGAMVPLTPVHVKTEDDEEKPQSSQPHRSQTERSRESEPLSSSSAQQMETEADGDDCGRYKPDRNLDPLGHLQPDTDEKVSESSNTEDSDIDWKETKARFKGQTNLRWHMNAHTGEKPFVSKVCGKESYQQHHVTADVKVHTGEKPFGCSVCGKGFNVKRNLNRHIKIHTREKPFGCSVCGKKFNAKMYLTRHIKLHTRATPFGCSVCGRRFNARRNLTRHIKLHTGEKPFGCSVCGKTFIVKANLTMHIRVHTGETPFGCSVCGNKFKVKGALTRHMKVHTGETPFGCSVCGKRFKENGDLTRHMKVHTGEKPFCCDFCGKRFRRQGELMQHSRIHTKEKPFSCSFCGRTFNHDSNRVKHMRICKQKHVIESSSSK
- the LOC130164282 gene encoding zinc finger protein 260-like isoform X1, whose amino-acid sequence is MSKSEVLRGFVTERLAAASQEILAAVDGLVAGYEEEASGLRQEIDRQRRQLELLLQPRVILNKAGVNCSRRLRHDEEDNEDEYDKNLDMNNRTPSRSLSSRGQLEQRKQSGPQISETQNHVDLRIRFQENLQTEVPSKKDVQYLFLIKEEVPLELSPRLDQEEPENPPLKEEQEELRTSQEGEQLQRLEEADGAMVPLTPVHVKTEDDEEKPQSSQPHRSQTERSRESEPLSSSSAQQMETEADGDDCGRYKPDRNLDPLGHLQPDTDEKVSESSNTEDSDIDWKETKARFKGQTNLRWHMNAHTGEKPFVSKVCGKESYQQHHVTADVKVHTGEKPFGCSVCGKGFNVKRNLNRHIKIHTREKPFGCSVCGKKFNAKMYLTRHIKLHTRATPFGCSVCGRRFNARRNLTRHIKLHTGEKPFGCSVCGKTFIVKANLTMHIRVHTGETPFGCSVCGNKFKVKGALTRHMKVHTGETPFGCSVCGKRFKENGDLTRHMKVHTGEKPFCCDFCGKRFRRQGELMQHSRIHTKEKPFSCSFCGRTFNHDSNRVKHMRICKQKHVIESSSSK